Proteins from one Palaemon carinicauda isolate YSFRI2023 chromosome 26, ASM3689809v2, whole genome shotgun sequence genomic window:
- the LOC137619897 gene encoding uncharacterized protein, with protein sequence MADLPADRLEPSPPFSNVGIDLFGPYNIKEGRNELKRYGMIFTCLVSRSIHMETANTLQSDSFINALRRFVSRRGHPKVIRCDNGTNFHGAERELKAALDEMEEKKIEKYLSHHHIEWKFNPPAASHMGGCWERQIRTVKKVLSALVKEFGERLNYESLRTLLCEVESIVNSRPLTTVSDSVDDLEPLTPNHLLIPKSYVIPPPGLFQKDDVYMRRRWRCVQYLTNLFWSRFRKEYLSTLQTRQKWNEPRRNLIVGDLVLVKSDIEPRNYWPMGRVIEVYPADKGTIRSAKIKTLSLVIVHPIKKLVLLVEG encoded by the coding sequence ATGGCTGATCTTCCAGCAGACAGATTGGAACCTTCACCACCATTCAGTAATGttggtattgacctctttggaccctATAACATCAAGGAAGGAAGAAATGAGTTAAAGAGGTATGGTATGATATTTACCTGCTTGGTTAGTAGGTCAATTCATATGGAAACTGCAAACACTTTACAATCTGACTCTTTCATAAATGCTTTGCGAAGATTTGTTTCTCGAAGAGGTCATCCTAAGGTTATCAGATGTGATAATGGAACCAACTTCCATGGGGCTGAGAGAGAACTTAAGGCAGCTCTTGAtgagatggaggaaaagaagattgagaagtatttgtcgcatcatcatattgaatggaaattcaatccaCCTGCAGCAAGCCACATGGGTGGTTGTTGGGAGCGCCAAATCAGAACAGTTAAAAAAGTGTTGTCTGCACTGGTGAAGGAATTTGGTGAAAGGCTAAATTATGAAAGTTTACGGACTCTGCTTTGTGAGGTTGAGAGCATCGTCAATTCAAGACCGTTAACCACTGTAAGTGACAGCGTAGATGACCTTGAGCCACTAACTCCAAACCATTTGTTGATTCCAAAATCTTATGTGATCCCTCCCCCTGGCTTGTTTCAAAAGGATGATGTTTACATGAGGAGAAGGTGGAGATGCGTTCAATATCTGACCAACCTGTTTTGGTCAAGATTTAGAAAAGAGTATTTGAGCACTTTACAGACTAGACAAAAGTGGAATGAACcaagaagaaatctaattgttgGTGATCTGGTCTTGGTAAAGAGTGACATTGAGCCAAGGAATTACTGGCCAATGGGGCGAGTGATAGAAGTATACCCTGCTGACAAAGGAACAATTCGCAGTGCCAAGATTAAGACACTTTCTTTGGTTATTGTCCATCCTATTAAGAAGCTAGTGTTATTAGTTGAAGGctag
- the LOC137619899 gene encoding uncharacterized protein, with product MGKSRVSPKKVVTIPRLELTAATVSVKVAQHILKELEFTVGKVVYYTDLTTDYYIHSNTKRFPVFVANRVRVIRDYSKPEQWRYVNSSDNPVDVASRGISVHQFLQCDEWFHGSSFIASDYLPSQEHVCADCVDDKSEHVSAVTIYEEHHGFTRLIEYFSSWSRLQKAVSVFQQLKSILTGKRKGCVTTDAERAIIMYVQREVFGEVKALSRELSVGKSSPIYKLDPFLDSEDGLLKVGGRIRRSDIPQSAKHPILLLKKHHVTTLLI from the coding sequence ATGGGAAAATCAAGAGTATCTCCCAAAAAGGTGGTGACTATACCTAGGTTAGAACTTACAGCTGCAACTGTGTCTGTCAAGGTTGCTCAACacatcctgaaggagttggagtttACTGTCGGCAAGGTAGTGTACTACACAGATTTAACAACAGACTACTATATTCATAGCAACACTAAGAGGTTCCCTGTTTTTGTAGCCAACAGAGTCAGGGTTATAAGGGACTATTCCAAGCCTGAGCAATGGAGATATGTAAACTCCAGTGATAACCCTGTTGATGTGGCATCAAGAGGTATTAGTGTACATCAGTTTTTGCAGTGTGACGAATGGTTTCATGGCTCATCATTTATTGCATCTGATTATTTGCCTTCACAGGAGCATGTGTGTGCAGATTGTGTTGATGATAAGAGTGAACATGTGTCTGCGGTCACAATTTATGAAGAACATCATGGGTTTACaagattaattgaatatttctcttcatgGTCAAGGTTACAAAAGGCAGTTTCTGTATTTCAACAACTAAAGTCAATCCTTACTGGTAAAAGGAAGGGTTGTGTAACCACTGATGCTGAAAGGGCAATCATAATGTATGTTCAACGGGAGGTGTTTGGTGAAGTGAAGGCTTTATCAAGGGAATTGTCAGTTGGCAAGAGTAGTCCAATATATAAGCTTGATCCCTTTCTTGATTCTGAGGATGGATTATTGAAGGTTGGAGGTAGGATAAGAAGGTCTGACATTCCACAGTCTGCCAAACATCCCATACTGTTACTAAAGAAGCATCATGTGACTACATTGTTGATATGA
- the LOC137619900 gene encoding uncharacterized protein yields MHGTDTVKTFIVNGLVVADIHGNNDVLPKVFTQKDIPVNHDQIPRYEMLEDWPHLSSVINMIPVYQPELDIGILIGSNCPTALQPLEVVPTSGYGPFAVRYLHGWIVNGPVHVKVSSNGVSCHRLLVYDVQHVTDCITVESIRKYFELDFSERDLGSVPDERGLSFEDTGFVKRCQYDIEFRDGHFQLPMPFRDRNVNLPNNKKQAVSRAKWQRKMRNGEDYRQQYTAFMDKLFEKGYAYKIPDDEVNKIPVWTMLDSFGGLMVTSIDLRKDFRMAVHIFGAISSPSIANTALKATADKADEKYDSTVGNTIRHNFYVDDCLKSCADVPAAVKLVKDLVSATGEGGFRLTKFVSNSSDVLKALPAEDCSVESDKFNLDVESLMTRALGMLWDIKEDSFKFSIELKHNPFTRRGLLSTISSLYDPPGLLSPIILPAKKLLQELCQVESLDWDERIPDEPAERWQH; encoded by the exons atgcatgggactgatacggttaaaacctttattgtaaatggtcttgttgttgctgatatacatGGTAATAATGATGTATTACCAAAGGTATTCACACAAAAAGACATTCCTGTTAATCATGATCAAATTCCAAGGTATGAAATGTTAGAGGATTGGCctcatttatcaagtgttattaataTGATTCCAGTGTATCAGCCAGAGTTAGACATAGGAATTTTGATAGGTAGTAACTGTCCAACAGCTCTACAACCTTTAGAGGTTGTACCCACTTCAGGTTATGGCCCCTTTGCAGTAAGATATTTGCATGGATGGATAGTTAATGGGCCTGTACATGTTAAGGTTAGTTCAAATGGGGTTTCATGTCACAGGTTACTTGTATATGATGTTCAACATGTTACTGACTGTATTACTGTTGAAAGTATTAGGAAGTACTTTGAGTTAGATTTTTCAGAAAGGGATCTTGGGTCAGTTCCTGATGAGCGTGGCTTATCTTTTGAGGACACAGGATTTGTGAAAAGGTGCCAGTATGACATTGAATTTAGAGATGGTCACTTTCAGCTACCCATGCCTTTCAGAGATCGCAATGTGAATCTTCCTAACAATAAGAAGCAGGCTGTTAGCAGAGCTAAGTGGCAAAGGAAGATGAGGAATGGTGAAGATTACAGACAGCAGTACACAGCATTCATGGACAAGTTGTTTGAAAAAGGCTATGCTTACAAGATCCCGGATGATGAGGTCAATAAGATTCCTGTTTG GACTATGTTAGATTCTTTTGGTGGCCTAATGGTGACATCAATCGACCTCAGGAAAGATTTCCGAATGGCTGTTCACATTTTCGGAGCAATCTCATCACCGAGTATTGCAAATACTGCATTGAAGGCCACAGCAGACAAAGCAGATGAGAAGTATGATTCAACTGTTGGcaacaccataaggcacaatttctATGTTGACGATTGTTTGAAGTCATGTGCTGATGTTCCTGCAGCAGTGAAGTTGGTGAAGGATTTGGTATCTGCAACTGGTGAAGGAGGATTTAGGTTAACTAAATTTGTCAGCAATTCAAGTGATGTCCTTAAAGCTTTGCCTGCTGAAGATTGTTCGGTTGAAAGTGACAAGTTTAATCTTGAcgtggagagtttaatgacaagagCCTTAGGAATGTTATGGGACATTAAAGAAGACTCATTCAAGTTCTCAATTGAGCTCAAGCATAATCCATTCACCAGAAGAGGATTGTTATCAACTATCTCATCATTATATGATCCCCCTGGGTTGCTCTCTCCAATCATCTTACCAGCCAAGAAACTGTTACAAGAATTGTGTCAAGTTGAGAGTTTGGACTGGGATGAGAGGATTCCAGATGAGCCAGCTGAAAGGTGGCAACATTAG